Proteins from a genomic interval of Candidatus Rubidus massiliensis:
- the sulD gene encoding Bifunctional folate synthesis protein, giving the protein METQSYFLAYVALGGNIGNTKEIFAQVIQKLKGDVHIKEFFCSSIYLTTPVGNSHQDNFYNAVCHFLTSYHPHELLEVLQKIERSLGKMEKPKTAPRIIDLDILFFENSVLNTENLTIPHPRWKERLFVLVPLAEITKQVTVIEENLVKTIVIKDLIDNFVNYHNEIVIKV; this is encoded by the coding sequence ATGGAAACTCAATCTTATTTTTTAGCTTATGTTGCTTTAGGTGGTAATATTGGAAACACTAAAGAAATATTTGCACAAGTAATTCAGAAATTAAAAGGTGATGTTCACATTAAAGAATTTTTTTGCTCAAGTATTTATTTAACAACTCCCGTAGGCAATAGTCATCAAGATAATTTTTATAATGCTGTTTGTCATTTTCTTACAAGTTATCACCCACATGAATTGTTAGAAGTATTACAAAAAATAGAACGAAGTCTTGGAAAAATGGAAAAACCTAAAACTGCGCCAAGAATCATTGACTTAGATATTTTATTTTTTGAAAATAGTGTCTTAAATACAGAAAATTTAACAATCCCACATCCTAGGTGGAAAGAAAGACTATTTGTATTAGTTCCTTTAGCGGAAATTACAAAGCAAGTCACAGTCATAGAGGAAAATTTGGTTAAAACAATAGTGATAAAAGATCTGATCGATAATTTTGTGAATTACCATAATGAAATAGTTATTAAAGTCTAA
- the gyrA_1 gene encoding DNA gyrase subunit A — MDEHKEPQDLKQLMKDNYITYASYVISNRAIPNVTDGLKPVQRRILHTLLTMHNGKLHKVANVVGQTMAYHPHGDAPISEALVNLANKGYLLDLQGNFGNILTGDPPAASRYIETRLSDLAKETMFNPQLTDTIPSYDGRHLEPIVLPAKIPLLLMQGAEGIAVGMSTHILPHNFNELINAQIAILEKKEYVILPDFPTGGLMDASEYDKGRGKVKLRAKLEIRDPKTIAIVEICYGTTTESLIRSIDEAAKKGKVKIDAINDYTAEKVDIEIKLPRGVYAEEVVDALYAFTECQVSQSSMIVVIKDNYPWEPTINEILEHNTAQVKEYLKRELEIERDRLLEKIFEKTLEQIFIENRLYKVLETIKSMDVIHEKIAKSLEPYHDQLLRIPTHEDRERLLNIPIRRISRFDLDKNQEDIAAAEKNLSKVEKDLSQITKFTINYLKNLLKKYGEFFPRRTEIQVIENVDRRAIETKTVKIGFDPASGFIGTKVVSEKTFECTNFDKLLLFYQNGTYTVINIPEKKYVHQDGNKVVYAGVADKKTVVNVIYKDLSTNFCYAKKFVVTKFILDKTYPYFEDNMELQFFSTRVDPIVELQFIPKVGQKSNRKIFEFKEVRVKNPTANGIRCANRGIKKIVLMQE; from the coding sequence ATGGATGAGCATAAAGAACCACAAGACCTAAAACAATTGATGAAAGATAATTACATAACCTATGCTTCTTATGTAATTTCTAACCGTGCTATACCAAATGTTACAGATGGCTTAAAACCCGTGCAAAGAAGAATTTTACACACTTTGCTAACTATGCATAATGGCAAATTACATAAAGTGGCAAATGTTGTTGGGCAAACGATGGCGTATCATCCTCACGGTGATGCACCCATATCTGAAGCTTTAGTCAATTTAGCGAATAAAGGATATCTGTTAGATTTACAAGGAAACTTTGGAAACATTTTGACTGGGGATCCACCAGCCGCTTCCCGTTATATTGAAACAAGATTATCAGATCTTGCTAAAGAAACAATGTTTAATCCTCAATTGACAGATACAATTCCATCTTATGATGGTCGTCATTTAGAGCCAATAGTTTTGCCAGCCAAAATTCCTCTTTTGTTAATGCAAGGAGCTGAAGGGATTGCAGTGGGGATGTCTACCCACATTCTACCTCATAACTTTAACGAATTAATTAATGCCCAAATCGCTATTTTAGAAAAAAAAGAATATGTGATTTTGCCAGATTTTCCAACTGGCGGCTTAATGGATGCGTCTGAGTATGATAAAGGACGAGGAAAAGTTAAATTAAGAGCTAAACTTGAAATTAGAGATCCCAAAACAATTGCTATAGTAGAAATTTGTTATGGTACGACAACTGAATCTTTAATTCGCTCCATTGATGAAGCAGCCAAAAAAGGCAAAGTAAAAATTGACGCTATTAATGATTACACCGCTGAAAAAGTAGACATTGAAATAAAACTTCCAAGGGGTGTTTATGCCGAAGAAGTGGTCGATGCTTTATATGCTTTTACAGAATGTCAAGTGTCACAAAGCTCAATGATAGTTGTGATTAAAGATAACTATCCTTGGGAGCCTACGATAAATGAAATTCTAGAACATAACACGGCTCAAGTAAAAGAATATCTCAAACGTGAATTAGAAATTGAAAGAGATCGCCTTTTAGAAAAGATCTTTGAAAAGACATTAGAACAAATTTTTATTGAAAATCGTTTGTATAAAGTTTTAGAAACGATTAAGTCAATGGATGTCATTCATGAAAAAATAGCTAAAAGTTTAGAACCTTATCATGATCAACTTTTAAGAATACCAACTCATGAGGATAGGGAACGGTTATTAAATATACCTATTCGTAGAATTTCTCGCTTTGATTTGGATAAAAACCAAGAAGATATTGCAGCAGCTGAAAAAAACTTATCAAAAGTGGAAAAAGATCTTTCCCAGATAACTAAGTTTACGATCAATTATCTAAAGAATTTACTAAAGAAATATGGTGAGTTTTTTCCAAGAAGAACTGAAATCCAAGTCATAGAAAACGTGGATAGACGGGCCATAGAAACCAAAACAGTCAAAATTGGCTTTGATCCAGCTAGTGGTTTTATTGGAACTAAGGTTGTGAGTGAAAAGACATTTGAATGCACAAATTTTGATAAACTTCTCCTCTTTTATCAAAATGGAACATATACAGTTATAAATATACCCGAAAAAAAATATGTGCACCAAGATGGTAATAAGGTAGTATACGCTGGAGTTGCCGATAAAAAAACCGTTGTAAATGTTATTTATAAAGATTTGAGTACAAATTTTTGTTATGCTAAAAAGTTTGTCGTAACAAAATTTATTTTAGACAAAACCTATCCTTACTTTGAGGATAATATGGAACTACAGTTTTTTTCGACTCGAGTAGATCCAATTGTTGAACTACAATTTATCCCAAAAGTGGGACAAAAAAGTAATAGAAAAATATTTGAGTTCAAAGAAGTTCGGGTAAAAAATCCTACAGCTAATGGTATTCGTTGCGCTAACCGTGGCATAAAAAAAATAGTACTTATGCAGGAATAG
- the rpsD gene encoding hypothetical protein (BS5) gives MARYTGNKNRIARRFGANIFGRTRNPLLHKPNPPGMHGARRRKKSDYGLQLEEKQKLKAIYGMLSEKQLIKYYKKSLSLTGNTAHHLAAMLECRLDNLVYRLKLAPTIFSAHQLVSHGHILVNGKKVDVRSFQVKPGMVISVKESSRNIKQVKDAVDSGSRSIPEYLSFDPNSMSGQLLALPSIEQMPWPIEIRLPEICDFLAHST, from the coding sequence ATGGCTCGTTATACAGGTAATAAAAACCGAATCGCACGTCGTTTTGGTGCAAACATTTTTGGTCGTACTCGTAATCCTCTATTGCATAAGCCAAATCCGCCAGGGATGCATGGTGCACGCAGACGTAAAAAGTCTGATTATGGATTGCAGCTCGAAGAAAAACAAAAATTAAAAGCAATCTACGGAATGCTAAGCGAAAAGCAGTTAATTAAATATTATAAAAAATCTTTAAGCTTAACAGGTAATACAGCGCACCATTTAGCAGCAATGTTAGAATGTCGTTTAGATAACTTAGTTTATCGTTTAAAGCTAGCTCCAACTATTTTTTCTGCTCATCAACTCGTTTCTCATGGACACATTTTAGTAAATGGCAAAAAAGTAGACGTTCGTTCTTTTCAAGTAAAACCTGGAATGGTTATTTCTGTAAAAGAATCTTCACGCAACATTAAGCAAGTAAAAGATGCTGTGGATAGCGGTTCTCGTTCGATTCCTGAGTATTTATCTTTTGATCCAAATAGCATGTCTGGTCAATTATTAGCACTACCATCAATTGAGCAAATGCCATGGCCGATCGAAATTCGTTTACCTGAAATTTGTGACTTTTTAGCGCACTCAACCTAA
- the rluD_2 gene encoding Ribosomal large subunit pseudouridine synthase D, protein MNEIESDTFLITEEESAVRLDKILATKFSPQFSRTYFQYLIEQGNVLVNGEIVKKKTILSTGDEIQVLFSAAPSIDIIPENIPLNIVYEDDAIIVINKPANMVVHPAPGNYSGTIVNALLYHCHYFKEALEISDLRPGIVHRLDKDTSGLLVAAKTLFAQKKMIEQFANKQVYKEYAAICLGHPGKGEINAPIGRHPVHRKMMAIVENGKPALTFFETETKFPYFSLMKIVLKTGRTHQIRVHMESLNTPILGDSLYGNKRQNEKYKAMRQMLHAKKLQFLHPVTEQLIQFEAPIPEDMQTLLNKHFK, encoded by the coding sequence ATGAATGAAATTGAATCAGATACTTTCTTAATTACTGAAGAAGAAAGTGCCGTTAGATTAGATAAAATTCTCGCTACAAAATTTTCTCCTCAATTTTCTAGAACCTATTTTCAATACTTAATTGAACAAGGAAATGTTTTAGTTAATGGCGAAATTGTGAAAAAAAAAACAATCCTCTCTACGGGAGACGAGATTCAAGTCTTATTTAGTGCAGCGCCTTCTATTGATATTATTCCTGAAAATATCCCTTTAAACATTGTTTATGAAGATGACGCTATAATAGTGATTAACAAACCGGCAAATATGGTTGTTCATCCAGCTCCTGGCAATTACTCTGGCACGATCGTTAATGCTCTACTTTATCATTGTCACTATTTTAAAGAAGCCTTGGAAATCTCTGATTTACGTCCTGGAATTGTGCATCGTTTAGATAAAGATACATCCGGTTTATTAGTAGCTGCCAAGACTTTGTTTGCACAGAAAAAAATGATTGAACAATTTGCAAATAAACAGGTTTATAAAGAATATGCAGCCATTTGTTTGGGTCATCCCGGTAAAGGGGAAATTAATGCTCCCATTGGACGCCATCCAGTTCACAGAAAAATGATGGCAATCGTAGAAAATGGCAAACCAGCCCTAACATTTTTTGAAACAGAAACTAAGTTTCCCTATTTTAGCTTAATGAAAATTGTTTTAAAAACAGGACGCACCCATCAAATTAGAGTCCATATGGAATCGTTGAATACCCCCATTTTAGGAGATTCTTTATACGGTAATAAGCGGCAAAATGAAAAATATAAAGCTATGAGACAGATGTTGCATGCAAAAAAATTGCAATTTTTGCACCCAGTAACTGAGCAACTTATCCAATTCGAAGCTCCAATTCCAGAAGATATGCAAACTCTATTGAATAAACATTTTAAGTGA
- the dtd gene encoding D-tyrosyl-tRNA(Tyr) deacylase has protein sequence MKVLIQRVLEASVKVDGKILSRIEKGILIFLGIHQNDTNDKIDWFINKILHLRIFEDENGKMNKDILQVNGEILLVSQFTLYGNCLNGRRPDFIQSAKGEVAKLLYDEFVERFQQRYLIKTGLFGADMKVALINDGPVTFIIEN, from the coding sequence ATGAAAGTATTGATTCAACGCGTATTAGAAGCTTCTGTAAAGGTAGATGGCAAAATTCTTTCGAGAATTGAAAAAGGTATCCTTATTTTTCTTGGTATCCACCAAAATGACACAAATGACAAAATTGATTGGTTTATAAATAAAATTCTACATTTGCGCATATTTGAAGATGAAAATGGCAAAATGAATAAAGACATTTTACAAGTCAATGGGGAAATTTTACTAGTAAGTCAATTTACACTATATGGAAATTGTCTTAACGGTAGAAGACCCGATTTTATACAATCGGCAAAAGGGGAAGTAGCAAAACTTTTATATGATGAGTTTGTTGAAAGATTTCAACAAAGGTATCTTATAAAAACGGGTTTATTTGGTGCCGATATGAAAGTCGCCTTAATAAATGATGGACCAGTTACATTTATTATAGAAAATTGA
- a CDS encoding putative RNA-binding protein (contains KH domain): MKEFVAYIVKNLVDHPDKVKINEIGGTQTLIIELSVEKSDIGKIIGKKGKTINAIRTLLMSVASRNGIRVNLEILEENSKVEV, from the coding sequence ATGAAAGAATTTGTGGCATACATAGTAAAAAATTTAGTGGATCATCCAGATAAAGTAAAGATTAATGAAATTGGCGGTACTCAAACATTAATTATTGAATTATCTGTAGAAAAATCTGATATCGGCAAAATTATCGGGAAAAAAGGTAAGACAATAAATGCTATTCGCACTTTATTAATGTCAGTTGCTAGCCGTAATGGTATTAGAGTTAATCTTGAGATTTTAGAAGAAAATTCTAAAGTAGAAGTATAA
- the gyrB_1 gene encoding DNA gyrase subunit B yields MSKKYDESTVKTLDALAHIRLRSGMYIGRLGDGSNPDDGIYIMLKEVIDNSVDEFIMKNGKKIIVHLEESSKLVSVRDFGRGIPLGKVVECVSQINTGAKYNDDVFQFSVGLNGVGTKAVNALSSHFLVRSHRDGQYVEALFSQGKLLEEKKGKTKEPNGTYMEFTPDPEIFKKFYFQKEFILKRLWHYAYLNTGLEIEFNDEIIASKNGLLDLLNEEVKEDRLYEPLHYRGAQLEFAFLHTQSYGETYFSFVNGQYTSDGGTHLSAYREGILKGVNEYAKKNFQGVDVREGIVGTILIKVKDPIFESQTKNKLGNNEIRAPIVQEVKEAVVNLLLKNKETANLLVERIVFNEKLRKELSAVKKEAKEKQKKISFKIPKLRDCKYHYQDNSKFGEKTMIFLTEGDSASASIVASRDPLTQAVFSLRGKPLNVFGMKLDQLYKNEEMYNLMSALNIEDDIAKLRYQKVVLATDADVDGMHIRNLLITFFLTYFEGLVLNGHLHILETPLFKVRNKEKTYYCYSEEERDIAIKKLKKGVEITRFKGLGEISPNEFKQFIGEDIRLIPVTINNFSDIKHTLQFYMGKNTPERKQFIMKNLITEEEEQKEILSVTTQSE; encoded by the coding sequence ATGAGTAAAAAATACGATGAAAGCACAGTTAAAACACTCGATGCTTTAGCTCACATAAGATTACGTTCAGGGATGTATATCGGACGATTGGGTGATGGTTCCAATCCAGATGATGGTATATACATTATGTTAAAAGAAGTTATCGATAACAGCGTCGATGAATTCATAATGAAAAATGGAAAAAAAATCATCGTACATTTAGAAGAAAGTTCCAAATTAGTAAGTGTTCGAGACTTTGGAAGGGGAATACCTCTTGGTAAAGTGGTAGAATGCGTTAGCCAAATCAATACGGGCGCCAAATACAATGACGATGTTTTTCAATTTTCGGTTGGCTTAAACGGGGTAGGTACTAAGGCCGTCAATGCTTTATCTAGCCATTTTTTAGTTAGAAGTCATAGAGATGGGCAATATGTAGAAGCCCTTTTTTCACAAGGGAAATTATTAGAGGAAAAAAAGGGGAAAACCAAAGAGCCTAACGGCACTTATATGGAATTCACGCCTGACCCTGAAATCTTTAAAAAATTTTATTTTCAAAAAGAATTTATTTTAAAGCGTTTATGGCATTACGCTTATTTAAACACAGGGCTTGAAATTGAGTTTAACGACGAAATTATCGCTTCTAAAAATGGTCTATTAGATCTTTTAAATGAAGAAGTCAAAGAAGATCGATTGTATGAACCTCTACATTATAGAGGTGCACAATTAGAATTTGCCTTCTTGCATACACAAAGTTACGGAGAAACATACTTTTCTTTTGTCAATGGACAATACACCTCTGACGGGGGTACTCATTTATCAGCTTATCGAGAAGGTATTTTAAAAGGGGTGAATGAATATGCTAAAAAAAATTTTCAAGGGGTTGACGTAAGAGAAGGGATTGTTGGAACCATTTTAATTAAAGTAAAAGATCCAATTTTTGAGTCACAAACCAAAAATAAGCTTGGCAATAACGAAATTCGAGCTCCTATTGTGCAAGAAGTTAAAGAAGCTGTCGTCAATTTACTCCTTAAAAATAAAGAGACAGCTAATCTTTTAGTAGAGCGTATTGTCTTTAACGAAAAATTGCGTAAAGAGCTTTCTGCGGTTAAAAAAGAAGCTAAAGAAAAGCAAAAGAAAATTAGTTTTAAAATACCAAAACTTAGAGATTGTAAATATCACTACCAAGATAATTCAAAATTTGGTGAAAAAACGATGATCTTCTTAACCGAAGGAGATTCAGCCAGTGCATCGATTGTCGCATCAAGAGATCCTTTAACTCAAGCTGTCTTTTCTTTAAGGGGAAAGCCTTTAAACGTTTTTGGAATGAAACTCGATCAATTGTATAAGAATGAAGAAATGTACAACTTGATGAGTGCTTTAAATATAGAAGATGATATTGCTAAATTGCGTTACCAAAAAGTAGTTTTAGCAACTGATGCAGACGTAGACGGCATGCATATACGCAATTTGTTAATTACTTTTTTCTTAACCTATTTTGAAGGACTTGTACTTAATGGGCATTTGCACATCTTAGAAACTCCTCTTTTTAAAGTAAGAAATAAAGAAAAGACCTATTATTGCTATTCGGAAGAAGAAAGAGACATAGCTATAAAAAAATTAAAGAAAGGTGTAGAGATAACTCGTTTTAAAGGGCTTGGTGAAATATCTCCAAATGAATTTAAGCAATTTATTGGAGAAGATATTCGTCTAATTCCTGTCACCATTAATAATTTTTCCGATATCAAACATACTCTTCAGTTTTACATGGGTAAAAATACTCCAGAAAGAAAACAATTCATCATGAAAAATCTCATAACTGAAGAAGAAGAGCAAAAAGAAATTTTATCTGTAACTACCCAAAGTGAATAA
- a CDS encoding recombination regulator RecX, translated as MTITCEKDSDNLSWLISYNDQPYAKVHQKIIKYPKLITSLDKQDFPQALEELLYKQTKRYVLFCLSKQNIPSFLLIHKLQQFYLPKRIIGKIVQEMIDSGYIDDKEWVNSQIRQFTQKKYGAKAIRFKLIQKKVPLELINECLVEDVEDEKEQIMSLLSKKARSCDLSNFKERKKIINSLLRKGFPFELINDCFRLLSFSSVDN; from the coding sequence GTGACAATAACATGTGAAAAAGACAGTGATAATCTTAGCTGGCTGATCAGTTATAATGATCAGCCCTATGCTAAGGTGCATCAAAAAATCATTAAATACCCAAAACTTATTACGTCTTTAGACAAACAAGATTTTCCGCAAGCCTTAGAAGAGCTTCTTTATAAACAAACCAAAAGATATGTCCTTTTTTGCTTATCTAAACAAAACATCCCTTCCTTCCTCCTCATCCATAAATTACAGCAGTTTTATCTTCCTAAAAGGATCATTGGTAAAATCGTACAAGAAATGATCGATAGTGGTTACATCGATGATAAGGAATGGGTAAATTCCCAAATTCGTCAATTTACACAAAAAAAATATGGGGCTAAAGCAATCCGCTTTAAACTTATCCAAAAAAAAGTTCCGCTGGAATTAATTAATGAATGTTTAGTGGAAGATGTAGAAGATGAAAAAGAACAAATTATGTCGCTTTTATCTAAAAAAGCTAGATCTTGTGATTTATCTAATTTCAAAGAGAGAAAAAAGATTATCAATAGTTTATTAAGAAAAGGTTTTCCTTTTGAGTTAATTAACGATTGTTTTCGTTTATTGTCTTTTAGTTCAGTTGATAATTAA
- the hemA gene encoding Glutamyl-tRNA reductase, translating into MRVGIVGINHKLADLKLREALAKACNKKFSAGFCFHENQFFILLSTCNRTEIYFFSEDLAATHTYIITLLRQEVEVDFEQKLYSFFGFDCFLHLCRVTAGLDSAIVAETEIQGQVKNAYEKVQLDCNIPSDLHYIFQKSLKVGKKIRSNLLIKPGIPNFEDAIYSIGSCHFFNLQKARILFVGASEINKKVISHFVNKKIKALTLCNRTKSRGMACADNFSIQFIPWEELENWNQYDWVIVGTHAEKYLISYEDIPLQTSLIMDLSVPRNVDPKMEQACTLYNIDQINQSLSMRKFEMTQTLLKAEKIVYDSAQKLYCIYKEKEKNKNYYFANIA; encoded by the coding sequence ATGCGAGTGGGTATTGTCGGCATTAATCATAAATTAGCCGATCTTAAGCTAAGAGAAGCCCTAGCAAAAGCTTGCAACAAAAAGTTTAGTGCTGGTTTTTGTTTTCACGAAAATCAATTTTTTATCCTCCTTTCTACTTGCAATCGCACAGAAATTTATTTTTTTTCAGAAGATTTAGCGGCAACCCATACCTATATCATTACACTCTTGCGGCAAGAGGTAGAAGTTGATTTTGAACAAAAACTCTACTCTTTTTTTGGTTTTGATTGTTTTTTACACTTATGTCGCGTTACGGCCGGGTTAGATAGTGCCATTGTGGCCGAAACTGAAATACAGGGGCAAGTAAAAAATGCTTATGAAAAAGTGCAGTTAGATTGTAACATCCCGTCTGATTTACATTATATTTTCCAAAAATCTTTAAAAGTTGGTAAAAAAATCCGCTCTAACCTACTCATAAAACCTGGAATACCAAATTTTGAGGATGCCATTTATTCCATAGGATCTTGTCATTTTTTTAATTTACAAAAGGCTCGCATTTTATTTGTTGGTGCATCAGAAATTAACAAAAAAGTGATCTCTCATTTTGTAAATAAAAAAATTAAAGCATTAACTCTTTGCAATCGCACTAAAAGTCGAGGAATGGCTTGTGCTGACAATTTTTCCATCCAGTTTATCCCATGGGAAGAACTTGAAAATTGGAATCAATATGATTGGGTAATTGTTGGTACGCATGCTGAAAAATATTTAATCTCATATGAAGATATACCCTTGCAAACTTCGTTAATAATGGACTTATCTGTCCCTCGCAACGTAGATCCTAAAATGGAACAAGCTTGCACTCTTTACAATATTGATCAAATTAACCAGTCTTTATCTATGCGAAAATTTGAAATGACCCAAACATTATTAAAAGCAGAAAAAATAGTTTACGATTCTGCCCAAAAATTGTATTGCATCTATAAAGAAAAAGAAAAAAATAAAAATTACTATTTTGCTAATATTGCTTAA
- the nfo gene encoding Endonuclease 4 produces MLKNNESILIGAHTSAAGGVQNALYEGRELGATTIQLFTANQKRWAAKPLDNSTIDQWKLALSETGIKEVMSHDSYLINLGSPDAEMLSKSRATFSEEVKRCTSLGITYLNFHPGAAKTEDPQACLDKICESLLLMKPLLSEGKTRLLLETTAGQGSAVGWKFEHLGYIINKIQNEVPIGVCIDTCHIFVAGYDIRTKEAFDNTLNEFDQIVGLKHLYAFHLNDSVKGLGSRVDRHANLGEGAIGIEAFKLLMTDPRTKHLPKYLETPNGETLWKKELTILKEFALNKDLKA; encoded by the coding sequence ATGTTAAAAAATAACGAATCTATTTTAATTGGGGCTCATACATCAGCAGCTGGTGGAGTTCAAAATGCTCTTTACGAAGGCAGAGAGCTTGGAGCCACTACTATTCAATTATTTACAGCAAATCAAAAGCGTTGGGCAGCAAAACCTTTAGACAATTCCACTATTGATCAATGGAAATTGGCACTAAGTGAGACCGGCATCAAAGAAGTGATGAGCCATGATAGTTATTTAATTAACTTAGGATCACCTGATGCAGAAATGTTAAGTAAAAGCAGAGCTACCTTTTCAGAAGAAGTTAAGCGTTGTACAAGTCTTGGAATCACATATTTAAATTTTCATCCAGGTGCTGCTAAAACAGAAGATCCTCAAGCTTGCTTAGACAAGATATGTGAAAGCCTTCTATTGATGAAACCGTTGCTAAGTGAAGGGAAGACCAGGCTATTATTAGAAACAACTGCTGGGCAAGGATCAGCTGTCGGTTGGAAATTTGAACACTTAGGTTATATTATCAATAAAATTCAAAATGAAGTACCGATCGGGGTTTGTATAGACACTTGTCATATCTTCGTAGCAGGATATGATATTAGAACAAAGGAAGCTTTTGACAATACACTCAATGAATTTGATCAAATCGTTGGATTAAAGCATTTATATGCGTTTCACTTAAACGATTCGGTTAAAGGCTTAGGGTCAAGAGTTGATAGGCACGCCAATTTAGGGGAAGGTGCGATTGGCATAGAAGCCTTTAAATTGTTGATGACAGATCCTAGAACAAAACATCTTCCTAAATACTTAGAAACACCCAATGGTGAAACTCTTTGGAAAAAAGAACTTACAATATTAAAAGAATTTGCATTGAATAAAGACTTAAAAGCATAA
- the asnS_1 gene encoding Asparagine--tRNA ligase, giving the protein MARTRIKEIQKNDQLIGSEIELKGWVRTVRNQKTFCFIEINDGSTLSNFQIVANAGEIPNYDTLLAQITTGASISVKGKIVQSPGKNQSVECQASSIEVLGTCSAEEYLLQKKRHSFEFLRTIAHLRPRTNTLGAVARVRSALAFATHKFFQEKGFLWINTPIITASDCEGAGKMFQVTTLEMDKLPKNQQGQIDYSKDFFEKPAFLTVSGQLNGEIFACALSDVYTFGPTFRAENSNTSRHLAEFWMIEPEMAFADIFDNMDCAEAYLKYVIKYVLENCAEDMEFFNKMIAPGLLENLTLVMDTPFERVSYTKAIEILEKSNKKFEYPVKWGTDLQSEHERYLAEEYFKKPVILIDYPQEIKAFYMRSNEDGKTVAAMDVLVPKIGEIIGGSQREERLDVLLEKMKKFNLHPEDYWWYLELRKYGSVPHAGFGVGFERLVQFATGMENIRDVNPFPRYPGKADF; this is encoded by the coding sequence ATGGCAAGGACAAGAATTAAAGAAATACAAAAAAATGATCAATTAATTGGTAGTGAAATAGAATTAAAAGGTTGGGTTAGAACTGTACGTAATCAAAAAACTTTTTGCTTTATTGAAATCAATGATGGTTCTACTTTGTCAAATTTCCAAATTGTGGCAAATGCGGGTGAAATTCCTAACTATGATACTCTTTTAGCGCAAATAACAACCGGTGCATCTATTAGCGTAAAAGGGAAAATTGTACAAAGCCCCGGGAAAAATCAAAGCGTAGAATGTCAAGCATCATCTATTGAAGTTTTAGGTACATGTAGCGCCGAAGAGTATTTATTGCAAAAAAAAAGACATTCTTTTGAATTTTTAAGAACAATTGCGCATTTACGCCCTAGGACTAACACGCTTGGTGCTGTGGCAAGAGTGAGAAGTGCTTTAGCTTTTGCAACTCATAAATTTTTCCAAGAAAAAGGATTTCTTTGGATTAATACCCCTATCATTACTGCTTCAGACTGTGAAGGGGCTGGCAAAATGTTTCAAGTAACAACTTTAGAAATGGACAAACTCCCTAAAAATCAACAGGGACAAATTGATTATTCTAAAGATTTTTTTGAAAAACCTGCTTTCCTAACAGTTTCAGGCCAATTAAATGGTGAAATTTTTGCTTGCGCTTTATCTGATGTGTATACATTTGGTCCGACGTTTAGAGCAGAGAACTCAAATACATCAAGGCATTTAGCAGAATTTTGGATGATAGAGCCTGAAATGGCTTTTGCGGACATTTTTGATAACATGGATTGCGCCGAAGCTTACCTTAAATATGTAATAAAATATGTATTAGAAAACTGCGCCGAAGATATGGAGTTTTTTAATAAGATGATAGCTCCAGGTTTGTTAGAGAATCTCACGCTCGTAATGGACACTCCTTTTGAAAGAGTAAGTTATACAAAAGCTATTGAAATCTTGGAAAAATCAAATAAAAAGTTTGAATATCCTGTAAAATGGGGTACAGACCTTCAGTCAGAGCATGAGCGTTATTTAGCTGAAGAGTATTTCAAAAAACCTGTTATACTCATTGATTATCCACAAGAAATTAAAGCCTTTTATATGCGCTCTAATGAAGATGGCAAAACAGTTGCTGCCATGGACGTTTTGGTGCCAAAAATTGGAGAAATTATTGGTGGAAGCCAAAGAGAAGAGCGTTTAGATGTGCTTTTAGAAAAAATGAAAAAATTTAATCTTCATCCAGAAGATTACTGGTGGTATTTAGAATTGCGTAAATACGGCAGTGTACCTCATGCTGGCTTTGGAGTTGGTTTTGAAAGGCTTGTACAATTTGCCACAGGTATGGAAAATATACGGGATGTAAATCCATTTCCAAGATATCCTGGTAAAGCTGATTTCTAA